A single Longimicrobium sp. DNA region contains:
- the rho gene encoding transcription termination factor Rho, with protein MDISTIKTKSIAELHEMAEGLNISNYSGLRKQDLIYRIEQNLLDSEVVLRGEGVLEVLPEGYGFLRSQDWNYLYGPDDIYVSPSQIKRFDLRTGDTVMGQVRPPKEGERYLALLKVERVNGDEPDRAKHRVAFDNLRPRYPDNRIHLETQGGDLSLRVMDLIAPIGKGQRGLIVAPPKAGKTILMQKIANAITENHPEVHLIVLLIDERPEEVTDMQENVKAEVISSTFDEPADRHTQVAEMVLEKAKRLVEHGRDVVILLDSITRLARAYNVVVPHSGKILSGGVDANALHKPKRFFGAARNIEEGGSLTIIATALVETGSRMDEVIFEEFKGTGNLELVLDRHIADKRIFPAIDLNRSGTRREDLLLNELELTRVYLLRNFLSDMPPAEAIDFLLSRMRKTKANKDFLDSMARGG; from the coding sequence GTGGACATTAGCACCATCAAGACCAAGAGCATCGCCGAGCTCCACGAGATGGCGGAAGGGCTCAACATCTCCAACTATTCCGGCCTTCGCAAGCAGGACCTCATCTACCGGATCGAGCAGAACCTGCTCGACAGCGAGGTGGTGCTGCGGGGCGAGGGCGTGCTGGAGGTGCTTCCCGAAGGCTACGGCTTCCTGCGCTCGCAGGACTGGAACTACCTGTACGGGCCCGACGACATCTACGTCTCGCCCAGCCAGATCAAGCGGTTCGACCTGCGCACCGGCGACACCGTGATGGGGCAGGTGCGCCCGCCCAAGGAGGGCGAGCGCTACCTGGCGCTGCTGAAGGTGGAGCGGGTGAACGGCGACGAGCCCGACCGGGCCAAGCACCGCGTGGCCTTCGACAACCTGCGCCCGCGCTACCCGGACAACCGCATTCACCTGGAAACGCAGGGCGGCGACCTGTCGCTGCGGGTGATGGACCTGATCGCCCCCATCGGCAAGGGGCAGCGCGGCCTGATCGTGGCGCCCCCCAAGGCGGGCAAGACGATCCTGATGCAGAAGATCGCCAACGCCATCACCGAGAACCACCCGGAAGTTCACCTGATCGTGCTGCTGATCGACGAGCGGCCCGAAGAGGTGACCGACATGCAGGAAAACGTGAAGGCCGAGGTCATTTCCTCCACCTTCGACGAGCCTGCCGACCGCCACACGCAGGTGGCGGAGATGGTGCTGGAAAAGGCCAAGCGCCTGGTGGAGCACGGCCGCGACGTGGTGATCCTGCTGGACAGCATCACCCGCCTGGCCCGCGCGTACAACGTGGTGGTGCCGCACTCGGGCAAGATCCTGTCGGGCGGCGTGGACGCCAACGCGCTGCACAAGCCCAAGCGGTTCTTCGGCGCGGCGCGCAACATCGAGGAGGGCGGCAGCCTCACCATCATCGCCACGGCGCTGGTGGAAACGGGGAGCCGCATGGACGAGGTGATCTTCGAGGAGTTCAAGGGCACCGGCAACCTGGAGCTCGTGCTGGACCGGCACATCGCCGACAAGCGCATCTTCCCCGCGATCGACCTCAACCGCTCGGGCACCCGCCGCGAAGACCTTCTGCTCAACGAGCTGGAGCTTACGCGCGTGTACCTGCTGCGCAACTTCCTGTCGGACATGCCGCCGGCCGAAGCCATCGACTTCCTGCTCAGCCGCATGCGCAAGACCAAGGCGAACAAGGATTTCCTGGATTCCATGGCCCGCGGCGGCTGA